DNA sequence from the Candidatus Fluviicola riflensis genome:
TTATTGGTGATTCGCGTACGATGAAGTCAGAAGCCTTGTTCAGACGTTTCGGGAAATTTGTTCAATCACTTGGTGGTAAGTATATTACAGCTGAAGATGTTGGTATTTCTCCGATCGATATGACGTGGGTGAATATGGAAACAGACCACGTTGTAGGTTTGCCGGGCAAAAGCGGTGATCCTTCGCCGGTTACGGCTCACGGTGTGTATGTCGGGATGAAAGCATGTGCGAAAGCACAATTCGGTTCCGATTCACTGGCCGGTAAAAAAATAGCAGTGCAAGGTGTTGGACATGTGGGTGAATACCTCGTGAAAAGCCTTACGAAAGAAGGAGCAGAGGTGTTTATTACAGATATTCACGAGGAAACATTGAAGCGTGTTTCTGCGGCTTACGGCGCCAAAGTAGTCGGGTTGAACGAGATCTACGATATTGACATGGATATTTACGCTCCGTGTGCACTTGGTGCAACGATCAATGATGACACAATGAGCCGTTTGAAATGCTCGATTATCGCCGGTGCTGCAAACAACCAGCTGGCAAGTGAGAAAATTCACGGTCAGGCGGTTGTGGATAAAGGAATTATTTACGCTCCTGATTTCGCACTGAACGCAGGTGGTGTGATCAATTGTTATTCGGAAGTAAAATCGCTTACTCCTGAGTGGGCAATGAATAAAGCGGAAGAAATTTACACAACGATCGGAAATATCGTAGCACGTTCAAAAAGCGAAAATATTCCAACGTATCAAATTGCAAATAAAATGGCTGAAGAACGTATTCAGTCCATTGGGAATGTTAAACTCCCACTATAATTGAAATAAAATAAAATGCTGAACAGAAGACATTTACGTATAAAAGTTCTTCAGGCTTTGTACGCTTATTTCCAGTCCGATGAGGATAACCTTCGCAAGACGGAAACCGAGCTGATGAAATCCGTGGAACGTATCTACGACCTTTACCTTTACTTACTGCTCAGCTTTGGCGAATTGAAAGAATTGGCCGAACACCGGATGGACGAGAACAAGAAGAAAATTCGTCCGGGTGAAGAGGATTTGAATCCGAACCGGAAATTTGCCGATAACCAGATTGTCGCACAATTTTTGGCTTCGTATGAATTGAGGATGGCTGCCGAAGAGCGTTCGGTGAATTGGATCGGTGATGAAAACCGCGAAATGTTCCGTAAGATCTTTATTCAAATGCGCGACAGCGAAACCTGGTTTACCTTTATGGGTAACGGAGTAGAAGGTTTTGAAGAAGATCAGCACTTTGCGATTGCGTTGTTTAAGAATGAGATCGCGAATTCTGAAATCCTGTACCAGCACTTTGAGGAAAAAAACATTCATTGGATCGATGATATCGATTTGGCGTGCAGCATGGTGTTGAAAACCATTAAAGCGGCAACTGAAGGTGGAAAAACCACTGTGATGCCTTTGTACAAGGACAAGGAAGACGAACAGGAGTTTATCAGGTTGTTGCTGCGTAAAACCATTTCTATGGACTCTGAAAATCATGCGCTGATCGATGATTTGACAAAGAATTGGGAAGTTGACCGCATCGCGAAAATGGATATTCTGCTACTGAAAATGGCGATTACCGAGTTACAGGTGTGCAAGAATATTCCTAAAAAGGTAACGTTGAACGAATACATCGAGATTTCGAAGTTTTATTCTACGCCGAAAAGTCATGGTTTTATCAATGGTATTTTGGATAAAGCAATCGACCGGCTGGAAAAAGACCAGAAAATTCAGAAAATAGGACGTGGATTAATGAACGATAAATTATAAAAGATGAAACGAATAGGAATAATGGTGATTTCGCTTGCTTTTTTAGCAATGGGCTGTACTTCAACGAGTGAAGTAGCAGTAGGCGATCGCACTACAATGAAAGTTGATCCGGTTTACAATGCCGGAAAAGTGGCTTTAGGTGAAGTAGTAACTGCTAATTTTACGGTTGAAAACACAGGGGATAAACCATTGATTTTAGGCGAAGTAAAAGGAACTTGTGGCTGTACAATTGCCAGTAAAACTGAAGACCCGATTGCACCCGGAGAAAAAGGATTTATCAAAGCGACAGTCAATACAAAAGGTTTTAGCTACGGTCCTGCAACAAAAGGAGTAAACGTCGTTGCCAATACAACTCCGGCTCAAACGAAGCTGGTGGTAAAAATGAATGTGATCAAATAAGTATTCAATAAATAAACAATAGTAAACATGACTCAAATAGTAATGTTGGTGTTGATGGTAGTAGTATTCTACTTCTTCATGATCCGACCGCAAATGAAAAAACAAAAAGAACAAAAGAATTTCCGTGAGAACCTCAAGCAAGGTGACAAGGTGATTACCATTGGTGGAATTCACGGTAAAATTCTTGAAGTTACAGATACTACGGTGTTGGTTAACTCCGAAGGAACAAAATTACGCTTCGAAAAATCAGCTATCTCTCAATCGGTTGCTGAGATTTTGACTGCTTAATCCGGTTTCAAAACTTGTTAAAGCCTGTTTGCTTCGGTAGACGGGCTTTTTTTTCACCACAACGCTTACGCTGTAGCTTTAGCGAAGGCGCAAAGCCACAACGCGATCGGCGTAAGCGTTGTGTTGAATTTTTCAATTCTCTCCACCATAAAACGCAAACAAATACCCATTCTGAGCTGGCTCGATCACCGATTCGCGTTTACCCAAAGTTCCTTTACCGGGAAATGACTTCCATACCGAAAACCGGGTTCCGTCAACCGAATCGTGTGCCTGAAGTTTTTCAGCCTTTTCAGATGATAGCGTCCCTAATTCGTTCACTTCGGCAGTTTTTGAATTGTCAATGTCGCTGTCTGCTAACACATCGATGAAGTCACTATTGGTGAAATCAGCTTTCTCCAGGTTGAAGGCATCCGCCACAACAGTATGTTTATCGGGTACTTGCGGCAAATAAACAACTGCCACCTGGATATCTGTATGACCGACCGGAATATTCTGGGTTCCTGCATTAAAACTGAGTAGGCATCCGTCAGCCGTTCCGCTTGCAGCTAAAAAAGCAAAATGAACTTCATTTCCCTCGTGTTCCAGGATCGGAAGAACGGAAAGCGTGTAATCTTCATCATCAGAAAGCATTTCCTTCAATGAACTGATCACAGATTTTTGAACGTGGCCGTTCCGCCGATTCCGTATTTTGTCGTACGCGATGTAGTTTACTGTTAAAGTAGCCATATTCCAGTGTGTTTAATCGGGCTTACTCTCTTACGGATTTTCAGCTTTCTCCGAAACATTCATTTTCACCGCAAATCGCGCATACGCTGAAGTCTGTCAAGACAGACGTAATGAAACATTACATATGGAATGAGTCATTCAGCAAATAGCGATGTTCAAATCCGCGAACGGATAAGTGCGTGGGTTTGATAAATATAAACAATAAAAGGTAAACGAAGAATCGACCTATGGCTTAAGAACCTTAAAAATGAGTGGTTCTGTACTTTCGATACGTGAAAGGAGGGAAGTGGTGATTAAATTATTTTTCCGTTCATTTTTCAGCCTCAGGCTGACTTAACGAACCAAAAGGCTAGTCGCTGTCAGCCTGAGGCTGACGTTCCATTAGCAGGTCGTTCGCTGATTTTCTTAAACTCCTCGTCGTTCCTCCTCGTCAAACAAACAGAAAATCGACGCTCATTCCTGAGAACAGACTCCCATAACGGCATTAAGTAACGATCGCAAGAGAACAAGGTGATATTAAGCTCAATCGAGGCCCTGTTTGAGCTCAGTCATCGGTTATCCGCGAAGAGGATAACCGCTAATGATCCGCCTCAGGCGGACGAGTTGGGTTGAGATAGCTTAAGGAAGCGTAGCTCTCAAGATCGGGACTTATGGCCTTGATTTTTTGCTTACTTACCTCCTTGTTTCGCATTTACCAAAGCGACAAGTCGTCTTCATGAGCAGAGCTCATTCTTTATCAAGAAAAAAGTAAGAAAGATTAGCGTTTCACAAGGCGTTCCCGACCAATTCCATTCGCGGTTTGCACTTCTACCAGGTATGTTCCGGCAGGAAGATTTTCAATCGAAAGTACAGCGGTTGTCAGAAGTGATTGTTCCATCACAACCTGGCCGTTCAATGAAAATACGGTAACAGATTGTAAATCTTTCCCTTTTATGGTAACATCTGTTTTGGCTGGATTCGGATACAGATCAATAGCAACTGCAGCGTTTAATTCGTTAATTCCCACAGGATCGTCTATGCGTACATTCACCGAATCGAGGTACAATTTAAAAGCATCATACGAACGCAGGCGAAACCCGATGTAAATGGTTTGATTGGTATAACCTTCGTCGGATAAATTCACGAGGCGCGTAGTCCAGTCCGGATTTTCAAAGCCCAGTGTGGCAACAGTGTCGGTAAAACTCGAAATCTGTGTATCTGTGGTAGAAACCATCACGTAATAACCGTCAGGATAACTTGGATCATGCGAGCGCGCATTCCATTGAACGTAATTTCCGTAAGCGCCCATTGTAAGCGCCGGTGTAATCAGCCAGCGATCTGCTTCGGCTGGTTCGGTAAAAAAAGAAGATGCTCCGGCGACGGTATCAGTTGTATTATCTGGATCTGCGAGTGAAATCCATCCCGGTGCAAACTCGATTACAGATGGATCAAGTGTATTGGTATCGTTTACAACGAT
Encoded proteins:
- the yajC gene encoding preprotein translocase subunit YajC, encoding MTQIVMLVLMVVVFYFFMIRPQMKKQKEQKNFRENLKQGDKVITIGGIHGKILEVTDTTVLVNSEGTKLRFEKSAISQSVAEILTA
- a CDS encoding leucine dehydrogenase, yielding MFEVKEMKDVNLAENPVIAQMGIYNHEQLLFCNDNATGLKAIIAVHNTVLGPALGGTRMWMYSNEMEALNDVLRLSRGMTYKNAISGLNLGGGKAVIIGDSRTMKSEALFRRFGKFVQSLGGKYITAEDVGISPIDMTWVNMETDHVVGLPGKSGDPSPVTAHGVYVGMKACAKAQFGSDSLAGKKIAVQGVGHVGEYLVKSLTKEGAEVFITDIHEETLKRVSAAYGAKVVGLNEIYDIDMDIYAPCALGATINDDTMSRLKCSIIAGAANNQLASEKIHGQAVVDKGIIYAPDFALNAGGVINCYSEVKSLTPEWAMNKAEEIYTTIGNIVARSKSENIPTYQIANKMAEERIQSIGNVKLPL
- the nusB gene encoding transcription antitermination factor NusB; this encodes MLNRRHLRIKVLQALYAYFQSDEDNLRKTETELMKSVERIYDLYLYLLLSFGELKELAEHRMDENKKKIRPGEEDLNPNRKFADNQIVAQFLASYELRMAAEERSVNWIGDENREMFRKIFIQMRDSETWFTFMGNGVEGFEEDQHFAIALFKNEIANSEILYQHFEEKNIHWIDDIDLACSMVLKTIKAATEGGKTTVMPLYKDKEDEQEFIRLLLRKTISMDSENHALIDDLTKNWEVDRIAKMDILLLKMAITELQVCKNIPKKVTLNEYIEISKFYSTPKSHGFINGILDKAIDRLEKDQKIQKIGRGLMNDKL